From one Enterococcus sp. DIV2402 genomic stretch:
- the allB gene encoding allantoinase AllB produces the protein MSYDLVIKNGLVILEGGEVQTDVAVNDGLIAAIGTDLTGEKEIDATGLVVSPGMVDAHVHITDPGGGYRDEWEGYVTGTAACAKGGVTSFMEMPLNQVPATVDAKSLNIKYQAGEGKLKADVGSFGGLVPFNLEGGIQELNEGGVAAYKCFMGTCGDRTIDGDFMNVDDYALYEGMKQIAKTGKVLAIHAENAPITDKLGEIAYKNGETTLKAYVATRPVFTEVEPIRRAILLAKETGCRIHICHIACPEGVEEVTKARNEGVDVTCETCTHYLYFETDELDAIGPVVKCSPPIRDKKAQDGLWEKVLREEIAFVTSDHSPCTPDLKEKDNAFEAWGGISGVQNNVDVLFDEGVQKRGMSLDLFARLIATNPADRYELTQKGRISVGKDADFVLIKPNAPYMLKAEDLAYRNQISPYIGREIGAQVVQTILRGTTVYSQDEGVSEEFVGTFIKK, from the coding sequence ATGAGTTATGATTTAGTCATCAAAAATGGATTAGTTATTTTGGAAGGCGGCGAGGTGCAAACCGATGTTGCAGTCAACGACGGATTAATTGCAGCAATTGGCACTGATTTAACGGGTGAAAAAGAAATTGATGCGACAGGTTTAGTTGTTAGTCCTGGAATGGTAGACGCGCATGTGCATATTACTGACCCTGGTGGTGGCTATCGTGATGAATGGGAAGGATATGTAACAGGAACAGCAGCTTGTGCCAAAGGCGGCGTGACGTCATTCATGGAGATGCCTTTAAATCAGGTTCCAGCAACTGTTGATGCCAAGTCATTAAACATTAAATATCAAGCAGGAGAAGGTAAATTAAAAGCTGATGTGGGCTCATTTGGTGGATTAGTCCCATTTAATTTAGAAGGTGGTATCCAAGAGTTAAATGAAGGTGGCGTTGCAGCCTATAAATGTTTTATGGGGACATGTGGCGACCGCACAATCGATGGCGATTTTATGAACGTGGATGATTATGCTTTGTATGAAGGGATGAAACAAATCGCCAAGACCGGTAAAGTCTTAGCGATTCATGCTGAAAATGCACCAATTACGGATAAATTAGGTGAAATTGCTTATAAAAATGGTGAAACAACCTTAAAAGCTTATGTGGCAACACGTCCTGTTTTTACAGAAGTCGAACCTATTCGTCGTGCGATTTTACTTGCCAAAGAAACTGGCTGTCGCATTCACATTTGTCATATTGCTTGTCCTGAAGGCGTGGAAGAAGTGACCAAAGCACGCAATGAAGGTGTAGATGTAACGTGTGAAACTTGTACACATTATTTATACTTTGAAACGGATGAATTAGATGCGATTGGTCCAGTTGTGAAATGCTCTCCGCCAATTCGTGATAAAAAAGCACAAGACGGTTTATGGGAAAAAGTCTTACGAGAAGAAATTGCTTTTGTAACATCCGATCATTCACCATGTACACCAGATTTAAAAGAGAAAGACAATGCCTTTGAAGCTTGGGGAGGAATCTCAGGTGTACAAAATAATGTCGATGTCCTTTTTGATGAGGGCGTTCAAAAACGCGGCATGTCTTTAGATTTATTTGCACGACTTATCGCAACAAATCCAGCAGACCGTTATGAGTTAACACAAAAAGGTCGAATCAGTGTTGGGAAAGATGCCGACTTTGTGTTAATTAAACCTAATGCACCGTACATGTTAAAAGCAGAAGATTTAGCATATCGCAATCAAATTAGTCCTTACATTGGTCGTGAAATTGGTGCACAAGTTGTGCAAACAATTTTACGTGGAACAACTGTTTACAGTCAAGACGAGGGTGTTTCCGAAGAATTTGTAGGAACATTTATCAAAAAATAA
- a CDS encoding ECF transporter S component, which yields MKQNEKTFQLVLTASFLAILILLASVPFLGFIPLGVINATTLHIPVIIGSIILGPKLGAFLGGCFGLISMVRATIVVSPLSFIFSPFITPLGETGMGSWKAILIAFIPRILIGVVPYFVYQWCKKAFKNRGNAVSLFIAGVSGGLTNTILVMNMIYFLFQNDYAEKIGAAGNAVYGAIISVIFVQGVPESIVAGIATAAVTSVLLKLTKQRSV from the coding sequence ATGAAACAAAATGAAAAAACATTTCAGCTAGTATTAACAGCTTCATTTTTAGCTATTTTGATTTTACTAGCTAGTGTACCGTTTTTGGGATTTATTCCACTGGGAGTTATTAATGCGACAACATTACACATTCCCGTAATTATCGGATCAATTATTTTGGGTCCTAAATTGGGTGCATTTTTAGGTGGTTGTTTTGGTTTAATTAGTATGGTTCGTGCAACAATCGTGGTTTCACCACTATCATTTATTTTTTCTCCCTTTATTACGCCTCTTGGTGAGACGGGGATGGGAAGCTGGAAAGCGATTTTAATTGCCTTTATTCCACGTATTTTAATTGGTGTTGTTCCATATTTTGTTTATCAATGGTGTAAAAAAGCGTTTAAAAATCGCGGAAATGCGGTAAGTCTCTTTATTGCCGGTGTTTCTGGTGGATTAACGAATACCATTTTAGTTATGAATATGATTTATTTCTTGTTCCAAAATGATTATGCAGAAAAAATTGGTGCAGCTGGAAATGCAGTTTATGGGGCAATTATTTCAGTAATTTTTGTCCAAGGAGTGCCAGAATCAATTGTTGCAGGAATTGCAACAGCTGCTGTAACTTCAGTATTACTAAAATTAACGAAGCAACGTAGTGTTTAA
- the coaC gene encoding phosphopantothenoylcysteine decarboxylase, whose amino-acid sequence MMKKRILLGVSGSISAYKSADLTNELTKLGYEVDVMMTKSSQAFITPLTLQSLSKRPIHTDVMEEIVPEKINHIELAKQADLFIVAPASANIIGKLAHGLADDLISTVALALPFDVPKIVAPAMNTNMYLNPLMQKNLAILKEVGYKEITPRQSLLACGDFGTGALATVETIVAQVKATLEA is encoded by the coding sequence ATGATGAAAAAACGCATTTTATTAGGCGTGAGTGGCAGTATTTCTGCTTACAAATCCGCTGATTTAACCAATGAATTAACAAAATTAGGCTATGAAGTTGATGTGATGATGACCAAGAGCAGTCAAGCGTTTATTACTCCTTTAACCTTGCAGTCTTTATCCAAACGCCCCATTCATACAGACGTCATGGAAGAAATTGTTCCCGAAAAAATTAACCATATTGAATTAGCTAAACAAGCTGATTTGTTTATTGTAGCTCCTGCCAGCGCTAATATTATTGGCAAATTAGCCCACGGTCTTGCGGATGATTTAATCTCAACCGTTGCATTAGCCTTGCCCTTTGATGTGCCTAAAATTGTAGCTCCTGCGATGAATACCAACATGTATCTAAATCCTTTGATGCAAAAAAATCTTGCTATTTTGAAAGAAGTTGGGTATAAAGAAATAACACCACGCCAATCTTTACTAGCGTGTGGAGATTTTGGTACTGGTGCATTAGCAACAGTTGAAACCATTGTCGCGCAAGTAAAGGCGACTTTGGAAGCATAA
- a CDS encoding phosphopantothenate--cysteine ligase: MRILITAGGTSEKIDEVRSITNHSTGKLGSLIAASFLKHNVTIDYVTTAHALRPQSDNVTVYEIGDTQALADQLQKLLQQHTYDAVIHSMAVSDFTPEKSLSQEEFLTKINQFIENKQPITAADLTQLTEVTTRETKISSNTDQLFLILKKTPKVIQQIKQLQPNTILVGFKLLVDVEKEELLAVAQKSLMTNQADFVLANDLTSIHHGQHTGYLINKEGTITGEATNKEEIAQLIVKTLLNAL; encoded by the coding sequence ATGAGAATTTTAATTACTGCAGGAGGAACTTCGGAAAAAATTGACGAAGTTCGTTCTATTACCAATCATTCTACAGGAAAATTAGGTAGCTTAATTGCAGCGTCTTTTTTAAAACACAACGTTACGATTGATTATGTGACCACTGCTCATGCATTACGCCCTCAATCAGATAACGTAACCGTCTACGAAATTGGCGACACGCAAGCGTTAGCCGATCAATTGCAAAAGTTATTACAGCAGCACACGTATGATGCTGTTATTCACAGTATGGCCGTGAGTGATTTTACGCCAGAAAAAAGTTTATCTCAAGAAGAATTTTTAACAAAAATCAATCAATTCATTGAGAATAAACAACCAATTACAGCAGCAGATTTAACTCAATTAACAGAGGTAACAACTAGAGAAACTAAAATTTCATCAAATACCGACCAGTTATTTTTAATTTTGAAAAAAACGCCAAAAGTTATTCAACAAATTAAACAACTGCAACCAAACACTATTTTAGTCGGCTTTAAATTATTGGTAGATGTTGAAAAAGAAGAATTATTAGCTGTAGCACAGAAGAGCTTAATGACCAATCAAGCTGACTTTGTTTTAGCCAATGACTTAACTTCAATCCATCACGGACAACATACGGGTTATTTAATTAACAAAGAAGGAACAATCACCGGCGAAGCTACTAACAAAGAAGAAATAGCTCAATTAATTGTCAAAACACTCCTAAACGCTCTATAA
- a CDS encoding YhdH/YhfP family quinone oxidoreductase — protein MEQFLAFEVTKTDNVYARGIVRKEPQALPNKHVAIKVDYSDINYKDALASAKNSGVIRDYPKIPGIDLAGEIIESRSENWQVGQKVLVTGYGLGVSANGGFSQYQQVPEEWLVALPENLTTKEAMIFGTAGFTAALAVTKLAKETPKNGRVVVTGASGGVGSVAIALLHRLGYTNITAVSRKKADVAWLKDLGATEIVEPEEILPEPIKALNKQRIAAVVDSVGGDLLAGLISQVNYGGSVFLCGNAGGIQLNTTVLPFILRGIKIIGIDSVNVEMEERKATWQFLAQHQPLIEQLHYQEVSLIELDEPIDALLAGTHQGRTIVQMEVK, from the coding sequence ATGGAACAATTTTTAGCTTTTGAAGTGACAAAAACAGATAATGTTTATGCTAGAGGAATTGTACGAAAAGAACCGCAAGCGCTACCAAATAAGCACGTTGCTATTAAAGTCGATTATTCTGACATCAATTATAAAGACGCCCTAGCTTCCGCAAAAAATAGTGGCGTTATTCGCGATTATCCGAAAATTCCAGGGATTGATTTAGCTGGAGAAATTATAGAGTCTCGTAGTGAGAACTGGCAAGTCGGACAAAAAGTACTGGTCACAGGTTATGGCTTAGGTGTTTCTGCTAATGGCGGCTTTAGCCAATATCAACAAGTACCTGAAGAATGGTTAGTCGCTTTACCTGAAAATTTAACAACCAAAGAAGCCATGATTTTTGGTACAGCCGGTTTTACTGCTGCTTTGGCTGTCACAAAATTAGCAAAAGAGACACCAAAAAATGGACGTGTTGTCGTCACTGGTGCATCAGGAGGTGTGGGCAGTGTCGCAATCGCCTTATTACATCGCTTAGGTTATACCAATATTACCGCTGTTTCTCGTAAAAAAGCAGATGTGGCTTGGCTAAAAGATTTGGGAGCGACTGAAATCGTAGAACCTGAAGAAATTTTACCAGAGCCAATCAAAGCATTGAATAAACAACGAATTGCAGCAGTAGTTGATAGTGTTGGCGGTGATTTATTGGCTGGGTTAATAAGTCAAGTCAACTATGGAGGCAGTGTCTTTTTGTGTGGAAATGCGGGCGGTATTCAGCTGAATACAACTGTCTTGCCATTTATTTTAAGAGGAATTAAAATAATAGGGATTGATTCAGTAAATGTTGAAATGGAGGAAAGAAAAGCTACTTGGCAATTCTTAGCACAACATCAACCTTTAATTGAACAATTACACTATCAAGAAGTGTCTTTAATCGAGTTAGATGAACCCATCGATGCTTTATTAGCAGGAACTCATCAAGGACGTACTATTGTACAAATGGAAGTGAAATAA
- a CDS encoding polyamine ABC transporter ATP-binding protein, translating to MGKPIISFSNVVKRYDDDETILKSVSFDIEEGKFYTLLGPSGCGKTTILRIIAGFSEATEGDVFFAGKRINDIPANQRQVNTVFQDYALFPHMNVFDNVAFGLKIKKIPKKEIETKVKDALRLVQLGGYENREISEMSGGQRQRVAIARAIVNEPKVLLLDEPLSALDLKLRTDMQYELRELQQRLGITFIFVTHDQEEALAMSDEIFVMNKGKIVQSGTPVDIYDEPINHFVADFVGESNIVNGTMIEDNLVEFVGKQFECVDGGMRKNEPVEIVIRPEDLSLTSTEKGKLSVRVDTQLFRGVHYEIICYDEQENEWMVHSTRKAVEGSQIGLSFEPEDIHVMRFNESEEDFDARLESYEE from the coding sequence GTGGGAAAACCAATCATTTCATTTAGTAATGTGGTGAAGCGGTATGACGATGATGAGACGATTTTGAAAAGTGTGAGTTTTGATATAGAAGAAGGAAAATTCTATACCTTGCTTGGTCCGTCAGGTTGTGGGAAGACGACGATTTTAAGGATTATCGCTGGGTTTTCTGAGGCGACCGAAGGAGATGTTTTCTTTGCAGGAAAACGAATTAATGATATACCTGCTAATCAACGCCAAGTGAACACTGTCTTTCAAGATTATGCACTATTTCCGCATATGAATGTATTTGATAACGTTGCATTTGGACTAAAAATAAAAAAAATCCCTAAAAAAGAGATTGAAACAAAAGTCAAAGATGCTTTACGTTTGGTGCAATTAGGTGGTTATGAAAACCGTGAAATTAGCGAAATGTCTGGCGGGCAACGCCAACGGGTGGCGATTGCTCGAGCAATTGTCAATGAACCTAAAGTCTTGTTGCTAGATGAACCATTGTCTGCTTTGGATTTAAAACTTCGTACTGATATGCAATATGAATTGCGTGAATTGCAACAACGTTTGGGTATTACGTTTATTTTTGTTACGCATGACCAAGAAGAAGCCTTGGCAATGAGTGATGAAATCTTTGTTATGAATAAAGGAAAAATCGTTCAAAGTGGGACACCAGTAGATATTTATGATGAACCAATTAATCATTTTGTAGCAGATTTTGTTGGTGAAAGTAATATTGTCAATGGAACGATGATTGAAGATAATTTAGTTGAATTTGTTGGCAAACAATTTGAATGTGTCGACGGCGGCATGCGTAAAAATGAGCCAGTAGAAATTGTGATTCGTCCTGAAGATTTAAGCCTAACTTCTACTGAAAAAGGAAAGTTGAGTGTTCGTGTAGACACCCAATTATTCCGTGGCGTGCATTATGAAATTATTTGTTATGATGAACAGGAAAATGAATGGATGGTTCATTCAACGAGAAAAGCGGTTGAAGGTAGTCAAATTGGTTTGTCCTTTGAACCTGAAGATATCCACGTGATGCGTTTTAATGAATCGGAAGAAGATTTTGATGCCCGACTAGAAAGTTACGAAGAGTAG